From Frateuria aurantia DSM 6220, one genomic window encodes:
- a CDS encoding SDR family oxidoreductase, giving the protein MKNVIILGANGHTSQEIIPRLLEQDNLALTLFLRHADRLKGLNSDRVQVIEGDAREPDALRQALLGQDIVISTMGGMDLGDKMETVVTVMEELGVPRLIAISAGGIYDELPEPFNAWDKSMTGYTRPTNLKAAQVIERSSLKYTILRPVWLTNKPIEEFELTRKGETFKGTETSRASIGRFVAKVVTDPALYVNENLGISQPRTDGDRPAAYR; this is encoded by the coding sequence ATGAAGAACGTGATTATTTTAGGTGCCAACGGGCATACCTCGCAGGAAATCATTCCCCGCCTGCTGGAGCAGGACAACCTGGCGCTGACACTCTTCCTGCGCCACGCCGATCGCCTGAAGGGACTCAATAGCGATCGCGTGCAGGTGATCGAGGGCGACGCCCGCGAACCGGACGCACTGAGGCAAGCCTTGCTCGGCCAGGACATTGTGATCAGCACGATGGGCGGCATGGATCTGGGCGACAAGATGGAAACCGTGGTGACGGTGATGGAGGAACTCGGCGTACCCCGTCTCATCGCCATCAGCGCAGGAGGCATCTACGACGAGCTGCCCGAGCCGTTCAATGCGTGGGACAAGAGCATGACGGGGTACACCCGGCCCACGAACCTGAAAGCGGCCCAGGTGATCGAACGGTCCTCTCTGAAGTACACCATCCTGCGCCCAGTCTGGCTGACCAACAAACCCATCGAAGAGTTCGAGCTGACACGCAAAGGAGAGACCTTCAAGGGCACGGAAACCTCGCGCGCGAGCATCGGTCGCTTTGTGGCCAAAGTCGTGACCGATCCCGCGCTCTACGTCAACGAGAATCTGGGGATCAGCCAGCCTCGTACCGACGGCGACAGGCCTGCGGCGTATCGCTGA
- a CDS encoding RibD family protein, which produces MKKPYVIIHTLTSLDGRIHAIDLPEFNSAALQYEELALHADTQVFNIDGYLNGRVTTDDNNTFYRAPDVNESAAPVPEGDFLGDTNAPMYYVSIDPSGRLGWRENFVNYGTRLAHVVSVLTEMASNAYKDLLRRLGISYVIAGRDKLDNALVLHKLATLFGMERVMIGGGGVLNWAYLQDGLVDELSLLLAPVADASPDAPGLFTAREPLSMVQPHAFSLIEAKPVKESTVWLRYKVNREKSA; this is translated from the coding sequence GTGAAGAAACCTTACGTCATCATTCATACGCTGACGTCACTGGACGGAAGAATTCATGCCATCGACCTGCCGGAGTTCAACTCTGCGGCACTTCAATATGAAGAGCTGGCCCTGCACGCCGACACTCAGGTCTTCAACATCGACGGCTACCTGAACGGACGCGTCACCACCGACGACAACAATACGTTCTACCGCGCTCCCGACGTGAACGAGTCGGCCGCACCCGTTCCCGAAGGCGACTTCCTCGGCGACACCAATGCGCCGATGTACTACGTCTCGATTGATCCAAGCGGGCGGCTGGGCTGGCGGGAGAACTTCGTGAACTACGGCACACGCCTGGCGCACGTGGTCTCGGTACTGACCGAGATGGCCAGCAATGCCTACAAGGACTTGCTCAGGCGCCTGGGCATCTCGTACGTGATTGCCGGACGAGACAAGCTGGACAACGCGCTAGTGCTGCACAAGCTGGCGACGCTCTTCGGCATGGAGCGCGTGATGATCGGCGGCGGCGGCGTGCTGAACTGGGCCTACCTGCAGGACGGCCTGGTGGACGAACTGAGCCTGCTGCTGGCTCCGGTGGCTGATGCATCTCCCGACGCGCCCGGGCTGTTCACGGCCAGGGAGCCGCTCTCCATGGTGCAGCCGCACGCATTCTCGCTGATCGAGGCCAAGCCGGTGAAGGAGAGCACAGTGTGGCTTCGATATAAAGTCAACAGGGAGAAATCCGCATGA
- a CDS encoding MFS transporter, with protein sequence MTPSTSDAPRGAQSKTEDRPAYWSGVFAMSLCVFALVASEFMPVSLLTPIASDLRISEGMAGRGIAISGAFAVLTSLSISALIGTLDRKKLLLALTVLMGASGAIVALAPNYLTYMAGRLLIGVVIGGFWSMSAAMAIRLVPPSQVSKALAIFNGGNALATVIAAPLGSYLGAIIGWRGAFFALVPTALIALAWQWLALPAMKPDARPPGSGNVFKVLKNRAVAYGMAGCGAFFMGQFALFTYLRPFLETVTHVNISTLSLLLLTVGVAGFIGTVVIGTILKRGLYGPLIIIPILMSVIAVTLIPFGGRVVPVAVLLGLWGLMATATPVGWWSWVAQAMPHDAEAGGGLMVAVVQFAIALGSTIGGVLFDTSGYQSTFIASALVLLLSAFLTFKTSRTQSRQGD encoded by the coding sequence ATGACACCCAGCACTTCTGATGCCCCTAGGGGGGCGCAATCCAAAACGGAGGACAGGCCCGCCTATTGGAGCGGCGTCTTCGCCATGTCGCTGTGCGTATTTGCTCTCGTGGCTTCCGAATTCATGCCGGTGAGCCTGCTGACACCGATCGCCAGCGACCTGCGGATCAGCGAAGGCATGGCCGGCCGAGGCATTGCGATCTCCGGCGCGTTCGCCGTGTTGACCAGTCTGTCAATCTCAGCACTGATCGGCACTCTGGACCGCAAGAAACTGCTACTGGCGCTGACTGTGCTAATGGGCGCCTCTGGAGCCATCGTGGCACTGGCACCTAACTATCTGACCTACATGGCAGGCCGCTTGCTTATCGGCGTGGTGATCGGTGGTTTCTGGTCGATGTCTGCCGCCATGGCGATTCGTCTTGTGCCTCCCTCCCAAGTCTCCAAGGCCCTGGCGATTTTCAATGGTGGCAATGCTCTGGCGACGGTGATCGCCGCCCCGCTGGGGAGCTATCTCGGCGCCATCATCGGATGGCGCGGCGCGTTCTTCGCCCTCGTTCCCACGGCACTGATTGCATTGGCATGGCAATGGCTCGCTTTGCCCGCCATGAAGCCCGATGCGCGCCCGCCTGGCTCGGGCAATGTGTTCAAGGTGCTCAAGAACCGGGCCGTTGCTTACGGCATGGCAGGTTGCGGCGCCTTCTTCATGGGCCAGTTCGCGCTATTCACTTATCTGCGCCCATTCCTCGAAACGGTGACGCATGTCAACATCTCCACGCTGTCGCTCCTCTTGCTGACCGTCGGTGTAGCGGGCTTCATCGGTACTGTGGTCATCGGCACAATTCTCAAGCGAGGCCTGTACGGTCCGCTCATCATAATCCCGATCCTCATGTCGGTGATTGCCGTTACGTTGATCCCGTTCGGTGGCCGGGTCGTTCCGGTGGCCGTGTTGCTGGGCCTGTGGGGCTTGATGGCAACGGCCACGCCGGTGGGCTGGTGGAGCTGGGTCGCGCAAGCCATGCCGCACGACGCAGAGGCTGGCGGCGGCTTGATGGTAGCGGTCGTCCAGTTCGCCATCGCCCTGGGCTCCACCATCGGCGGAGTGCTATTCGATACCAGCGGGTACCAAAGCACCTTCATCGCGAGCGCACTGGTGCTTCTACTTTCCGCTTTCCTGACCTTCAAAACCTCACGTACGCAGTCCCGACAAGGGGACTGA
- a CDS encoding alpha/beta hydrolase: MEKSHEVEAQFLVEYHDYYMTKRGYHPRAVNSGNAWTITTPLSFMNMPILSYIKDDLAATDPLRSRRKAHSLYLAQTAYANATEPKELMIIPDAVHIDLYDQLDKIPFDKLTSFFQQHLASA, translated from the coding sequence ATGGAGAAGAGCCATGAGGTTGAAGCGCAGTTCCTGGTGGAGTACCACGATTACTACATGACCAAGCGCGGCTACCATCCGCGCGCGGTCAACTCAGGCAATGCCTGGACGATCACCACGCCGCTGTCGTTCATGAACATGCCGATCCTTAGCTACATCAAGGATGATCTCGCCGCGACCGATCCTCTTCGTTCACGGCGAAAAGCCCATTCGCTGTATTTAGCCCAAACCGCCTATGCGAACGCGACCGAGCCGAAGGAACTGATGATCATCCCCGATGCCGTCCACATCGATCTCTACGACCAGTTGGACAAGATCCCGTTCGACAAACTGACGTCCTTCTTCCAGCAACACCTGGCCTCGGCCTGA
- a CDS encoding glucose 1-dehydrogenase, which yields MTIQFDHTGKVAFVTGGGTGIGRATAVAFAKAGACVAVVGRTQAKIDETVHLIEQAGGRAISILCDVSKEKEVQAAVATTVSTFGRLDFAFNNAGVEHGGIALTDLSSTEWERQIGINLSGVFFSMKHQIPEILKQGGGAVVNTSSGAGVKGFGGQAGYCAAKWGVIGLSKAAALDFAAKGVRVNVVSPGFIDTPMMQRFTGGTEEGLRTVVENEPVGRPGQPEEIAATVLWLCSQEAAFSTGSNLVVDGGQTV from the coding sequence ATGACCATCCAATTCGACCACACCGGGAAAGTCGCCTTCGTCACCGGAGGGGGCACGGGTATCGGCCGCGCTACCGCGGTAGCCTTTGCCAAGGCCGGGGCCTGCGTCGCTGTCGTTGGACGCACCCAAGCCAAGATAGATGAAACGGTACACCTCATCGAGCAGGCCGGTGGCCGCGCGATCTCCATTCTCTGCGACGTATCGAAAGAAAAAGAAGTCCAAGCCGCAGTTGCCACGACGGTTTCGACCTTCGGCCGGCTCGATTTCGCCTTCAACAACGCAGGCGTCGAACATGGGGGCATTGCACTGACCGATCTCTCCAGCACGGAGTGGGAGCGTCAGATCGGTATCAACTTGAGCGGTGTGTTTTTCAGCATGAAGCACCAGATTCCGGAAATCCTCAAGCAAGGGGGCGGTGCCGTCGTCAACACCTCGTCCGGCGCAGGCGTAAAGGGCTTTGGTGGCCAGGCTGGATACTGTGCGGCGAAATGGGGCGTCATCGGCCTGAGCAAGGCCGCAGCCCTGGACTTCGCGGCCAAGGGCGTGCGCGTGAACGTGGTTTCTCCGGGCTTCATCGATACCCCGATGATGCAACGCTTCACCGGCGGCACGGAAGAAGGGTTGCGCACCGTGGTCGAGAACGAGCCCGTGGGTCGGCCCGGCCAGCCGGAAGAAATCGCCGCAACCGTACTCTGGCTGTGCTCGCAGGAGGCCGCGTTCTCGACCGGCTCCAACCTCGTCGTCGATGGAGGGCAAACAGTTTGA
- a CDS encoding LysR family transcriptional regulator, giving the protein MVRRNLNDLLSFVTVAREGSFTRAAAILGVTQSALSQAISGLEARLEIRLLTRTTRSVSPTAAGERLLQAIGHRFDEIEAELDELSELRDKPAGMVRITCGDHVLKTTLLPKVAPLMHKYPDVKVEFDVNYGFRDIVADRFDAGVRLGDTIDKDMIAVPIGPKLKMAAVATPDYFARHPKPKTPEDLTRHTCINLRFPTQGGLYVWEFARKDKQLNVRVEGQLTLNSTPHIVQAALEGLGLAFLPEEEFAPHIEEGRLTRVLEDWCAPFDGYYLYYPSRRQPSPAFSLVLAALRSQETPGRKRRQPGLLSREEEAG; this is encoded by the coding sequence ATGGTCAGGCGAAATCTCAACGATCTTCTTTCATTTGTCACAGTCGCACGCGAAGGCAGCTTCACGCGAGCAGCCGCGATTTTGGGCGTGACACAATCGGCGCTAAGCCAGGCTATCAGCGGTCTGGAGGCGCGGTTGGAGATTCGCTTGCTGACTCGTACCACGCGCAGCGTATCGCCCACGGCGGCCGGGGAGCGATTGCTGCAGGCGATCGGTCACCGCTTCGATGAGATCGAGGCTGAACTGGATGAGTTGTCCGAATTGCGCGACAAGCCGGCGGGCATGGTGCGTATCACCTGTGGCGATCATGTTCTCAAGACCACGCTGTTACCGAAAGTCGCGCCTTTGATGCACAAGTACCCGGACGTCAAAGTGGAGTTCGACGTCAATTATGGATTCAGGGACATTGTGGCGGATCGTTTCGACGCGGGCGTGCGGCTGGGCGACACGATCGACAAGGACATGATCGCGGTGCCGATCGGCCCCAAGCTGAAAATGGCCGCAGTCGCTACGCCGGATTACTTCGCCAGGCATCCAAAGCCCAAAACGCCGGAAGATCTGACCCGGCACACTTGCATCAACCTGCGCTTTCCCACGCAAGGCGGGCTGTATGTCTGGGAATTCGCCCGAAAAGATAAGCAGCTCAATGTCCGTGTCGAGGGGCAGCTCACACTGAACAGTACGCCGCATATCGTCCAGGCGGCACTGGAGGGCTTGGGGCTGGCTTTTCTTCCAGAGGAAGAATTCGCGCCGCACATCGAGGAGGGCCGACTGACTCGGGTGCTGGAGGACTGGTGTGCGCCGTTCGACGGCTACTATCTCTATTACCCTAGTCGGCGCCAGCCATCTCCCGCGTTCTCGTTGGTGCTTGCTGCACTGCGTTCGCAGGAGACGCCTGGAAGGAAGCGGCGACAGCCCGGCCTGTTGAGTCGAGAGGAAGAAGCTGGATGA
- a CDS encoding PQQ-dependent sugar dehydrogenase — translation MAFLSDGRTLVTEMGGCLLTIADDGLPPIFQQGGVSGMMEVAQAPQFAQNGWL, via the coding sequence TTGGCGTTCCTCTCCGATGGCCGCACATTGGTCACGGAGATGGGCGGATGCCTGCTGACCATCGCGGATGATGGTTTGCCACCGATCTTTCAGCAAGGCGGTGTCAGCGGGATGATGGAAGTCGCGCAGGCCCCCCAGTTCGCGCAGAACGGCTGGCTCTAG
- a CDS encoding PQQ-dependent sugar dehydrogenase, with product MSYGDAGANGMRLVRARLANDRIQGVSVLFSTTLKPRTGNNGGPIAFLRDGTLAFSLGDGSVRREEAQNPANRLGTVVRLDREGKPPAEHGPHRHTSLSCSSPAPRLRSAV from the coding sequence ATGAGTTACGGCGACGCGGGCGCGAACGGAATGCGCTTGGTGCGAGCTAGACTGGCAAATGACAGGATCCAAGGTGTGAGCGTGCTGTTCAGTACGACGTTGAAACCGCGCACGGGCAATAACGGCGGACCCATCGCCTTCCTCCGTGATGGCACGCTGGCTTTCTCGCTGGGAGACGGTAGTGTACGGCGCGAAGAGGCGCAGAATCCCGCGAACCGACTTGGCACCGTGGTCAGACTGGACCGCGAGGGCAAGCCGCCTGCGGAGCATGGCCCGCATCGGCATACAAGCCTTTCCTGCAGCAGCCCGGCGCCGCGGCTGAGATCTGCGGTCTGA
- a CDS encoding PQQ-dependent sugar dehydrogenase, whose amino-acid sequence MSHCNARNIAVDPTTRDWLISGHGARGGDEINRIVAFGNCGWPVVTGGIDEPFARVIPLRRLDGYQDTMLEWTPLIAQARPCDLRRRAV is encoded by the coding sequence CTGAGCCACTGCAACGCACGAAATATCGCCGTTGATCCGACAACCCGCGATTGGCTGATCAGCGGGCATGGCGCGCGCGGTGGTGATGAGATCAACCGCATCGTGGCTTTCGGCAATTGCGGATGGCCGGTCGTCACCGGCGGCATCGACGAACCATTCGCGCGCGTGATACCGTTACGGCGCCTGGATGGCTATCAGGACACGATGCTGGAATGGACGCCATTGATCGCGCAGGCCAGACCTTGCGATCTACGACGGCGCGCTGTTTAG
- a CDS encoding PQQ-dependent sugar dehydrogenase: protein MYDGALFSEWQGDWLVPVLKEIAVSRIVQNGRRIVGKQLLLAELNERMRDVQVVLEGSIYILTDGANTKLLRRISSTDGP, encoded by the coding sequence ATCTACGACGGCGCGCTGTTTAGCGAGTGGCAGGGCGACTGGTTGGTCCCAGTGCTCAAAGAGATCGCGGTGAGCCGCATCGTGCAGAATGGAAGACGAATCGTTGGGAAGCAACTGCTGCTGGCTGAACTTAACGAGCGAATGCGCGATGTCCAAGTCGTTCTGGAAGGCTCGATTTACATCCTCACTGATGGGGCGAATACCAAGCTGCTACGGCGGATCTCATCGACCGATGGGCCTTAG
- a CDS encoding autoinducer binding domain-containing protein, with product MDAPTFELLSGLVSKEGPVADERAVHGLIGRLSSALGFRYHAYAIITRLPLSRRMVWVKDGCPSGWMAHYQARRYYRVDPVLRQGLAGKSRMLWSDAMFSDAGALWSDARMAGLRYGMSLAAWDRTGALGLYSLARDAEPISAPEQGRISLHASWLMASCHPLLVAQLQRRDPRWRDVVLTPREREVLIWSADGKTAFEVAMIMGISERTVNFHLGHIISKFQASNKTQAIVAAVSSGLVSSW from the coding sequence ATGGATGCACCGACATTCGAGTTGTTGAGCGGGCTGGTCAGCAAAGAGGGACCGGTTGCCGATGAACGGGCTGTCCATGGCCTGATAGGACGTCTGTCAAGCGCTCTGGGTTTTCGTTATCACGCCTATGCCATCATTACCCGATTGCCGCTGTCTCGGCGGATGGTGTGGGTCAAGGATGGTTGTCCCTCGGGATGGATGGCGCATTATCAGGCGCGGAGGTATTACCGCGTCGACCCGGTATTGCGACAGGGGCTGGCGGGGAAAAGTCGTATGCTCTGGTCAGATGCCATGTTTTCAGATGCCGGGGCCCTGTGGAGCGATGCCCGCATGGCCGGCTTGCGTTACGGCATGTCGCTGGCGGCCTGGGACAGAACCGGCGCGCTTGGCCTGTACTCGCTGGCCCGTGATGCAGAGCCGATCAGTGCGCCGGAACAGGGCAGAATAAGTTTGCATGCCTCCTGGCTGATGGCTTCCTGCCATCCCTTGCTTGTGGCGCAACTGCAACGGCGTGATCCTCGTTGGCGTGATGTCGTGTTGACGCCGCGCGAGCGGGAAGTCCTGATATGGTCGGCAGACGGAAAGACGGCTTTTGAGGTCGCCATGATTATGGGGATAAGTGAAAGGACCGTGAATTTCCACTTGGGCCATATCATCAGTAAATTCCAGGCCAGCAACAAGACGCAGGCCATCGTGGCAGCCGTGAGTTCGGGCCTGGTGTCGTCATGGTGA
- a CDS encoding Rieske 2Fe-2S domain-containing protein, translated as MPPSPADPTSPPALKGDRGYGHVLPFGWFCLNRSDVITAGEVLRFHGFDQEWVMFRGLDGTPGLLDAHCPHLGAHLGVGGRVDGNLLRCPFHAWGFDIHGYCRDIPYTDRPGALVGKRRLIRSLPVIDDGTLLWAWYHPEDDSPHWPLASANQAAGTAWSKPEGMEFDIACSTQDILENSADHAHLKYVHGHAAVLPGTTRYQGIHRHVIIEADIEFIDPDGILTPCHYRIAIHQIGPGQMHVLYTRQIQLGMLFLVTPVTPQRSTLRMLFSHPDYPPGSYEARALANMKQEKIGQHGDLSGVLADLPIWNHKIYRPRPLLCDEDRSIARFRQWFAQFYPAGS; from the coding sequence ATGCCGCCCTCGCCCGCCGACCCGACCTCACCCCCTGCGCTAAAAGGCGACCGTGGCTACGGCCATGTCCTGCCTTTCGGATGGTTCTGCCTGAACCGGTCCGACGTCATCACGGCCGGCGAGGTTCTGCGCTTTCATGGTTTCGACCAGGAGTGGGTGATGTTTCGCGGCCTGGATGGTACGCCCGGCCTGCTCGATGCCCATTGCCCCCACCTCGGCGCCCATCTCGGCGTAGGCGGGCGGGTGGACGGCAACCTGCTGCGCTGCCCTTTCCATGCCTGGGGCTTTGATATCCATGGCTATTGCCGGGATATTCCCTATACCGACAGGCCCGGGGCGCTGGTCGGCAAACGCCGTCTGATCCGATCCCTGCCCGTAATCGATGACGGCACCCTGCTATGGGCCTGGTACCACCCAGAGGATGATTCGCCGCATTGGCCACTGGCAAGCGCGAATCAAGCCGCCGGTACTGCATGGTCAAAACCTGAAGGCATGGAGTTCGACATCGCCTGCTCGACCCAGGATATTCTCGAAAACAGTGCCGACCACGCCCATCTCAAATATGTGCATGGTCATGCCGCAGTCCTTCCCGGCACGACCCGCTACCAGGGTATCCATCGGCACGTCATCATCGAGGCCGATATCGAATTCATCGACCCGGACGGTATCCTCACTCCATGCCATTACCGCATTGCAATCCATCAGATCGGGCCTGGCCAGATGCATGTCCTCTATACCCGCCAGATCCAGCTTGGCATGCTGTTTCTGGTCACACCCGTCACGCCCCAGCGAAGCACGCTGCGGATGCTGTTTTCCCACCCGGACTATCCCCCTGGATCATATGAAGCCCGGGCGTTGGCCAATATGAAACAGGAGAAGATCGGCCAGCATGGTGATCTTTCCGGCGTACTGGCCGACCTCCCGATCTGGAACCACAAGATCTACCGCCCCAGACCACTGCTGTGCGATGAAGATCGTTCCATTGCCAGATTCCGGCAATGGTTCGCGCAATTCTATCCAGCCGGAAGCTGA